A genomic segment from Ramlibacter agri encodes:
- a CDS encoding (2Fe-2S)-binding protein has protein sequence MTIQIQVNGRAQAVDAEPATPLLYVLRDDLQMNGAKFGCGLGQCGACTVMVGGEAVLSCITPLSAVGTRPVKTIEGLGTVDKPGALQRAFLQEQAAQCGYCIAGMVMRAQALLEKNPAPSDEQIREHMAINLCRCGTHMRILRAVRRAADGLQANGGKGGTL, from the coding sequence ATGACGATCCAGATCCAGGTGAACGGCCGCGCCCAGGCGGTCGATGCGGAGCCGGCGACGCCGCTGCTGTACGTGCTGCGCGACGACCTGCAAATGAACGGCGCGAAATTCGGCTGCGGCCTTGGGCAGTGCGGCGCCTGCACCGTGATGGTGGGCGGCGAAGCAGTGCTGTCCTGCATCACGCCGCTGTCCGCCGTCGGCACGCGGCCGGTGAAGACCATCGAAGGCCTGGGCACCGTGGACAAGCCCGGCGCCTTGCAGCGCGCCTTCCTGCAGGAGCAGGCGGCGCAATGCGGCTACTGCATCGCCGGCATGGTGATGCGCGCGCAGGCGCTGCTGGAGAAGAACCCGGCGCCCAGCGATGAACAGATCCGCGAGCACATGGCCATCAACCTGTGCCGCTGCGGCACGCACATGCGCATCCTGCGGGCGGTGCGGCGCGCGGCCGACGGCCTGCAGGCGAACGGCGGCAAGGGAGGCACGCTATGA
- a CDS encoding c-type cytochrome: MAKRSGGRALRGLVAVLVVVALAAFALAWKPAIDPIQPPARGTFDPALIKAGARVATLGNCISCHTGADGPPFAGSRAVPTPFGTIFSTNISPDAETGIGQWSEAAFLRALREGVARDGHLLYPAFPYDHFTRMRDGDIHSLYAYLMTREPVRRNAPANQLVFPLQFRPLIAGWNLLFLEVGPQKDLPTQSPEWNRGAYVVDALAHCSACHSPRNRLGAEDLARRFDGGEAEGWHAAALNQRSPSPVVWTAETLAAYLRTGLAPEHGMAAGPMQDVVRSVAQADPADAQAIATYIAAGMQPVDPERRAREQAVRQKAQAPLALDDSPGARLYADNCASCHDAGRGLSSNAALRLPLAVALYLPDARNLLRIMRQGIQPTPGKPGRWMPPFEGNLSEDELSTLARWLRQNVAGQPAWADLPQSIAATRPPKP; this comes from the coding sequence TTGGCGAAACGATCCGGCGGTCGGGCACTGCGCGGCCTGGTTGCGGTGCTGGTGGTGGTGGCGCTGGCAGCCTTCGCGCTGGCGTGGAAGCCGGCCATCGACCCCATCCAGCCGCCGGCGCGCGGCACCTTCGATCCCGCGCTCATCAAGGCCGGCGCGCGCGTCGCGACCTTGGGCAATTGCATCAGCTGCCACACGGGCGCGGACGGCCCGCCCTTCGCCGGCAGCCGCGCCGTGCCCACGCCCTTCGGCACCATCTTCTCGACCAACATCTCGCCCGACGCGGAGACCGGCATCGGCCAGTGGAGCGAAGCCGCCTTCCTGCGGGCGCTGCGCGAAGGCGTGGCGCGCGACGGCCACCTGCTCTACCCGGCCTTCCCCTACGACCACTTCACGCGCATGCGCGACGGCGACATCCATTCGCTTTATGCGTACCTGATGACGCGCGAGCCGGTGCGCAGGAACGCGCCGGCCAACCAGCTGGTGTTCCCGCTGCAGTTCCGCCCGCTCATCGCCGGCTGGAACCTGCTGTTCCTGGAGGTCGGGCCGCAGAAGGACCTGCCGACGCAAAGCCCGGAGTGGAACCGCGGCGCCTACGTGGTGGACGCTCTCGCGCACTGCTCCGCCTGCCATTCGCCACGCAATCGCCTCGGTGCCGAGGACCTCGCGCGCCGCTTCGACGGCGGCGAAGCCGAAGGCTGGCATGCGGCCGCCCTGAACCAGCGCTCGCCCTCGCCGGTGGTGTGGACGGCAGAAACGCTCGCGGCCTACCTGCGCACGGGCCTCGCCCCCGAACACGGAATGGCCGCAGGCCCGATGCAGGACGTGGTGCGCAGCGTCGCGCAGGCCGACCCTGCCGATGCACAGGCCATCGCCACCTACATCGCCGCCGGCATGCAGCCCGTGGACCCCGAACGCCGGGCGCGCGAACAGGCGGTGCGGCAGAAGGCGCAGGCGCCGCTCGCGCTGGACGACAGCCCGGGCGCGCGCCTCTACGCCGACAACTGCGCGAGCTGCCACGACGCCGGCCGCGGCCTGTCGTCCAACGCCGCTCTGCGGCTGCCCCTGGCGGTGGCGCTGTACCTGCCCGATGCGCGCAACCTGCTGCGCATCATGCGGCAGGGCATCCAGCCCACGCCCGGCAAGCCGGGCCGCTGGATGCCGCCGTTCGAAGGCAACTTGAGCGAAGATGAACTCTCCACGCTGGCCCGCTGGCTGCGGCAGAACGTGGCCGGCCAGCCGGCGTGGGCGGACCTGCCTCAATCCATCGCGGCCACGCGGCCGCCGAAGCCATGA
- a CDS encoding PhoX family protein — MTQASPLSRRAVLKAFSGAPLLPIATTLGAVVPLAACGGGDDAVATPPAAQAREFTSAEFVGMAAPTAAQPTALATTTVGSKLKVNFSDNSSQTFDLAYQPFFLTGEQVPDGNGGTVIAGGYYNINNQPIIDTSVAGRERQYFSDSPDGTSLLTVAGAKVAGVKGNAVFAVVQFEYNTANQAGASTYGTLPSPIAVLTLDQDPATGKLTLVKYHNVDTSGVKGLWITCGASLSPWGTHLSSEEYEPDAFDQGLGGQSLATLKAYSKNTFGDETTANPYNYGHLPEVTVKTDGTASIRKHYCLGRYSRELVQVMPDQRTVIGGDDYTNGGLFMFVADKAGDLSAGTLYVAKYTTQLTETTTGKIQWINLGHATSAEIQALVDGGIKAADIMDSTLTDPADASYTKIVLNKKTAWVRVKAGQEKAAAFLETHRYAALKGASMAFTKNEGTTLNSKDKVAYSAYANIQDSMVEGGSGYVAANNVKFKKLVAGAVVAQKLAAGQVDNGGKAIASEWVPAESSLLIAGEDLAAGDALGNTANPEKIASPDNLKFSEKLRTLFIGEDSGNHLNNFLWAYNIDTKKLARVLSCPAGAESTGLHAVDEVNGWTYVMSNFQHPGDEWNRFPALDAALKDKLNVIINNTYNGKFSAAVGYLTADLRPATTQA; from the coding sequence ATGACCCAAGCCAGCCCGCTTTCGCGCCGCGCCGTCCTCAAGGCCTTCTCCGGCGCGCCCCTCCTCCCCATCGCCACCACGCTCGGCGCGGTCGTGCCGCTGGCCGCCTGCGGCGGCGGTGACGATGCCGTCGCCACCCCGCCCGCCGCGCAGGCGCGCGAGTTCACCTCCGCCGAGTTCGTCGGCATGGCGGCGCCCACCGCCGCCCAGCCCACCGCGCTGGCCACCACCACCGTGGGCTCCAAGCTGAAGGTCAATTTCAGCGACAACAGCAGCCAGACCTTCGACCTCGCCTACCAGCCCTTCTTCCTCACCGGCGAGCAGGTGCCGGACGGCAACGGCGGCACCGTCATCGCCGGCGGCTACTACAACATCAACAACCAGCCGATCATCGACACCTCGGTGGCCGGCCGCGAGCGCCAGTACTTCTCCGATTCGCCGGACGGCACCTCGCTGCTGACCGTGGCTGGCGCCAAGGTCGCCGGCGTCAAGGGCAACGCGGTGTTCGCCGTGGTGCAGTTCGAATACAACACGGCCAACCAGGCCGGCGCCAGCACCTACGGCACGCTGCCCTCGCCGATCGCCGTGCTGACGCTGGACCAGGATCCCGCCACCGGCAAGCTCACGCTGGTGAAGTACCACAACGTCGACACCTCGGGCGTGAAGGGCCTGTGGATCACCTGCGGTGCCAGCCTGTCGCCCTGGGGCACGCACCTGTCCAGCGAAGAGTACGAGCCGGACGCGTTCGACCAGGGCCTCGGCGGCCAGTCGCTGGCCACGCTGAAGGCCTACAGCAAGAACACCTTCGGCGACGAGACCACGGCCAACCCGTACAACTACGGCCACCTGCCGGAAGTGACGGTCAAGACCGACGGCACCGCTTCGATCAGGAAGCACTACTGCCTGGGCCGCTACTCGCGCGAGCTGGTGCAAGTCATGCCCGACCAGCGCACCGTGATCGGCGGCGACGACTACACCAACGGCGGCCTGTTCATGTTCGTGGCCGACAAGGCCGGCGACCTGTCGGCCGGCACGCTGTACGTGGCCAAGTACACGACGCAGCTGACCGAGACCACCACCGGCAAGATCCAGTGGATCAACCTGGGCCACGCGACCAGCGCCGAGATCCAGGCGCTGGTGGACGGCGGCATCAAGGCGGCCGACATCATGGATTCGACGCTGACCGACCCGGCCGACGCGAGCTACACCAAGATCGTCCTGAACAAGAAGACCGCCTGGGTGCGCGTGAAGGCCGGCCAGGAGAAGGCCGCCGCCTTCCTGGAGACGCACCGCTACGCCGCGCTGAAGGGCGCCAGCATGGCCTTCACCAAGAACGAAGGCACCACGCTGAACAGCAAGGACAAGGTCGCCTACTCGGCCTACGCGAACATCCAGGACTCGATGGTCGAAGGCGGCTCGGGCTACGTCGCCGCCAACAACGTCAAGTTCAAGAAGCTGGTGGCCGGCGCCGTGGTCGCGCAGAAGCTGGCGGCCGGCCAGGTGGACAACGGCGGCAAGGCGATAGCCAGCGAATGGGTGCCGGCCGAATCCAGCCTGCTGATCGCGGGCGAGGACCTCGCCGCCGGCGACGCGCTGGGCAACACCGCCAACCCGGAGAAGATCGCGAGCCCGGACAACCTGAAGTTCTCGGAGAAGCTGCGCACGCTGTTCATCGGCGAGGACAGCGGCAACCACCTGAACAACTTCCTGTGGGCCTACAACATCGACACGAAGAAGTTGGCGCGCGTGCTGTCGTGCCCGGCGGGCGCCGAGTCGACCGGCCTGCATGCGGTCGACGAAGTCAACGGCTGGACCTACGTCATGAGCAACTTCCAGCACCCGGGCGACGAGTGGAACCGCTTCCCGGCGCTGGATGCCGCGCTGAAGGACAAGCTGAACGTGATCATCAACAACACGTACAACGGCAAGTTCAGCGCCGCCGTGGGTTACCTGACCGCCGACCTGCGGCCAGCGACGACCCAGGCCTGA
- a CDS encoding alkaline phosphatase family protein, protein MKRHFQLAAGALTLLALAACGGRDYTLAPAATVQPTRTIIMVWDGLRPDSVNPTDTPNLYALRQTGVNFTDNHSTYPTFTMMNGSAFATGSFPKTSGFYGNTFWTPPQGSGNTIPAGQGASGAAQGYADPVFTEDYQVLSTLNDYYGGQLLLVKTLFATAQAAGLSTATIGKSGAAYIQDLGRGGYFLDENTVMPRSLVGELQAAGIPLPVNTTKTYSGADAVTLSANNGDPTARAGYITFNTTAYDPAGQLTVSARDSADKTQGAPENAANRNMLAAFLQYILPVKKPMLSLIWFRTPDNVEHGYGPGSANAIAGLRSQDERLGELIVALHANHMDDTNIVVVSDHGHSTVSGPLALYPLRAITASATAPNGPAVNGATSGTSAAAIGAVAANGFSFSGDVRSADLLTYRGFQAYDGAGCSTSAMLGLSAAGVPTVPVKVDASGALCGAANTKYQAISATLPAPVASFKVPAPGKVPANGIVVATNGGSDYFYVPGHDAATVRNLVKFLQQRQEYGAIFVDSRYGALPGTLTLNQVNLENATRKDKGQPDVVVSFSWDSTVSVQGMPGIEFESIGGQRGMHGSFGINDVHNTLIANGPSFKGSVAIATPTGNVDVAPTVAWLLGLSMDQADGRVIDEALAQPRSSAAPAVTSSVVAPASAATGLRFEVPNDPTGATADAALTQGTYTINLAVKDLTVGGRTYRYFDYAKAVRQ, encoded by the coding sequence ATGAAGCGCCATTTCCAGCTGGCCGCGGGAGCATTGACTCTCTTGGCTCTGGCCGCCTGCGGCGGGAGGGACTACACCCTCGCGCCGGCGGCCACCGTGCAGCCCACCCGCACCATCATCATGGTGTGGGACGGACTGCGGCCCGATTCCGTGAACCCGACCGACACGCCCAACCTGTACGCGCTGCGGCAGACGGGCGTCAACTTCACGGACAACCATTCCACCTACCCGACGTTCACGATGATGAACGGCTCGGCGTTCGCGACGGGTTCCTTCCCGAAGACGAGCGGCTTCTACGGCAACACCTTCTGGACGCCGCCGCAGGGCAGCGGCAACACCATCCCGGCGGGCCAGGGCGCCAGCGGCGCGGCGCAGGGTTACGCGGACCCGGTGTTCACCGAGGACTACCAGGTCCTCAGCACCTTGAACGACTACTACGGCGGCCAGTTGCTGCTGGTGAAGACGCTGTTCGCCACCGCGCAGGCCGCGGGCCTGAGCACCGCCACCATCGGCAAGTCCGGCGCCGCCTACATCCAGGACCTGGGCCGCGGCGGCTACTTCCTGGACGAGAACACCGTGATGCCGCGCAGCCTGGTGGGCGAACTGCAGGCCGCCGGCATTCCGCTGCCGGTGAACACCACCAAGACCTACTCCGGCGCCGATGCCGTGACGCTGTCCGCCAACAACGGCGACCCGACGGCGCGCGCGGGCTACATCACCTTCAACACCACGGCCTACGACCCGGCCGGGCAGCTGACGGTCAGCGCCCGCGACTCCGCCGACAAGACGCAGGGCGCGCCGGAGAACGCGGCGAACCGCAACATGCTGGCCGCCTTCCTGCAGTACATCCTGCCGGTGAAGAAGCCGATGCTGTCGCTGATCTGGTTCCGCACGCCCGACAACGTCGAACACGGCTACGGCCCGGGCAGCGCCAACGCCATCGCCGGCCTGCGCTCGCAGGACGAGCGCCTCGGCGAGCTGATCGTGGCGCTGCACGCCAACCACATGGACGACACCAACATCGTGGTGGTGTCCGACCACGGCCACTCCACCGTCTCGGGCCCGCTCGCGCTGTACCCGCTGCGCGCGATCACGGCGTCGGCTACGGCGCCGAACGGCCCGGCGGTCAACGGCGCCACCAGCGGCACGAGCGCCGCGGCCATCGGCGCGGTGGCGGCCAACGGCTTCTCGTTCTCGGGCGATGTGCGTTCCGCCGACCTGCTGACCTATCGCGGCTTCCAGGCCTACGACGGCGCCGGCTGCAGCACTTCCGCGATGCTGGGCCTCAGCGCCGCCGGCGTGCCCACCGTGCCGGTCAAAGTGGATGCGAGCGGCGCCCTGTGCGGCGCGGCCAACACCAAGTACCAGGCAATCAGCGCCACGCTGCCCGCGCCGGTGGCCAGCTTCAAGGTGCCGGCCCCGGGCAAGGTGCCGGCCAACGGCATCGTCGTGGCCACCAATGGCGGCTCCGACTACTTCTACGTGCCAGGCCACGACGCCGCGACGGTGCGCAATCTCGTCAAGTTCCTGCAGCAGCGCCAGGAATACGGCGCGATCTTCGTCGACAGCCGCTACGGCGCCCTCCCCGGCACGCTGACCCTGAACCAGGTGAACCTGGAGAACGCCACGCGCAAGGACAAGGGCCAACCCGACGTGGTGGTGAGTTTCAGCTGGGACAGCACGGTGAGCGTCCAGGGCATGCCCGGCATCGAGTTCGAGAGCATCGGCGGCCAGCGCGGCATGCACGGCAGCTTCGGCATCAACGACGTGCACAACACGCTGATTGCCAACGGTCCGTCCTTCAAGGGCTCCGTCGCGATCGCCACGCCGACCGGCAACGTCGACGTCGCGCCCACCGTCGCCTGGCTGCTGGGCCTGTCCATGGACCAGGCCGACGGCCGCGTGATCGACGAAGCACTGGCCCAGCCCCGCAGCAGCGCCGCGCCCGCCGTGACCAGCAGCGTCGTGGCGCCTGCCAGCGCCGCCACCGGCCTGCGCTTCGAAGTGCCGAACGACCCGACCGGCGCCACGGCCGATGCCGCGCTCACGCAGGGCACTTACACCATCAACCTGGCGGTCAAGGACCTGACGGTGGGCGGCCGGACCTACCGCTACTTCGATTACGCGAAGGCGGTGCGCCAGTGA
- a CDS encoding Lrp/AsnC family transcriptional regulator: MEKLDRFDVQILNELQADARLTNAELAQRVGLSAAPCWRRVRALEEAGYIKGYHAEIDRHRIGLGVLAFVRLDADRNTGESTRAMEEAIKKIPEIVSCHYISGAGTFEMQVVSSDLNSFSQFAREVLINLPNVKDIHTSFSLGEVKASSSWPLKQLKP; encoded by the coding sequence ATGGAAAAGCTCGACCGCTTTGACGTCCAAATACTGAACGAGCTGCAAGCCGACGCGCGCCTCACCAACGCCGAACTGGCGCAGCGCGTGGGCCTGTCGGCCGCGCCCTGCTGGCGGCGCGTGCGGGCGCTGGAGGAGGCGGGCTACATCAAGGGCTACCACGCCGAGATCGACCGGCACCGCATCGGCCTGGGCGTGCTGGCCTTCGTGCGGCTGGATGCCGACCGCAACACCGGCGAGAGCACGCGGGCGATGGAAGAGGCGATCAAGAAGATCCCGGAGATCGTGTCCTGCCACTACATCAGCGGCGCCGGCACCTTCGAGATGCAGGTGGTGTCGAGCGACCTGAACAGCTTCTCGCAGTTCGCCCGCGAGGTGCTGATCAACCTGCCGAACGTGAAGGACATCCACACCAGCTTCTCGCTGGGGGAAGTGAAGGCCAGCAGCAGCTGGCCTCTCAAACAGCTGAAGCCCTAG
- a CDS encoding indolepyruvate ferredoxin oxidoreductase family protein, with protein sequence MNAPLPEHIRKALETVTLDDKYSLDYGRAFMSGVQALVKLPMLQRQRDALQGRNTAGFISGYRGSPLGGYDQALWKARKYLQAQNIVFQPGVNEELAATAIWGTQQLGFAPAGSNKFDGVFGIWYGKGPGVDRCSDVFKHANMAGTTPWGGVIAVAGDDHVAKSSTAAHQSDHIFKACGLPVFFPTNVQEILDLGLHALAMSRYSGVWAGMKTIQEIVESSATATIDPDRVQIVVPTDFPMPPGGVHIRWPDHALEQEARLFDFKWYAALAYIRANRLNHNVIEGPNDRFGLIASGKAYNDTRQALLDLGLDDATCRQLGIRLHKVAVVWPLEAQGTREFAQGLREILVVEEKRQVIEYQLKEELYNWRPDVRPNILGKFDQVEGDYSGGEWSMPNPSANTLLRANADLSPALIARAIAHRLKKLGILEGDIGARVESQLAILQAKEQAMAAVEVKGDRTPWFCSGCPHNTSTVVPEGSRAMAGIGCHFMATWMDRATVGFTQMGGEGVPWVGQQPFSNEKHVFANLGDGTYFHSGLLAIRQSIAAGVNITYKVLYNDAVAMTGGQPVGERPEGHSPLQIAHSLVAEGVSKLVVVTDQPAKYDGAALPPDVTVHHRDELDRIQRELREIAGTTAILYDQTCATEKRRRRKRGTMEDPAVRVMINDLVCEGCGDCSVQSNCLSVEPLETEFGRKRTINQSTCNKDTSCLKGFCPSFVTVEGGALKKKAKQEAASPYALGELPEPRLPATSEAYGIVVAGVGGTGVITIGQLLGMAAHIEGKGIVTQDAAGLAQKGGATWSHVLVADSPEAIRTTRVSMAGADLIIGCDPIVTGGKETVLRMRAGRTRVALNGHSAPTAAFVKNANWANPADACAAEIGKSVGAEHLAAFNADAASTKLMGDSIYTNPMMLGFAWQKGWVPLGRDALMRAIELNGVAVDANKAAFEWGRHAAHDWKKVESLLQPAQVVEFKKRETLESLVARRVEFLTDYQDAAYAQSYRELVERVRVAEAALGKTALAEAVARGLFKLMAYKDEYEVARLHTQTGFREKVAAQFEGDFRIHYHLAPPLLAKTNDRGELVKRKFGPATVHLFRLLAKFKGLRGTALDIFGRTEERRGERALIAQYRATVEELLQRLDAGNHAQALAIARLPEQVKGYGHVKARNLAAVQPQWDALMQQWREPVRQAA encoded by the coding sequence ATGAACGCACCCCTGCCCGAACATATCCGCAAGGCGCTCGAAACCGTCACGCTCGATGACAAGTACTCGCTGGACTACGGCCGCGCCTTCATGAGCGGCGTGCAGGCCCTCGTGAAGCTGCCCATGCTGCAGCGCCAGCGCGACGCGCTGCAGGGCCGGAACACCGCCGGTTTCATCAGCGGCTACCGCGGCTCCCCGCTGGGCGGCTACGACCAGGCGCTGTGGAAGGCGCGCAAGTACCTGCAGGCGCAGAACATCGTGTTCCAGCCGGGCGTCAACGAGGAACTGGCCGCCACCGCCATCTGGGGCACGCAGCAACTGGGCTTCGCGCCGGCGGGCAGCAACAAGTTCGACGGCGTCTTCGGCATCTGGTACGGCAAGGGCCCGGGCGTCGACCGCTGTTCCGACGTCTTCAAGCACGCCAACATGGCGGGCACCACGCCCTGGGGCGGCGTGATCGCGGTGGCCGGCGACGACCACGTGGCCAAGAGTTCCACCGCCGCCCACCAGAGCGACCACATCTTCAAGGCCTGCGGCCTGCCGGTGTTCTTCCCTACCAACGTGCAGGAGATCCTGGACCTGGGCCTGCACGCCCTCGCCATGAGCCGCTACTCCGGCGTGTGGGCGGGCATGAAGACGATCCAGGAGATCGTCGAATCCAGCGCCACCGCCACGATCGACCCGGACCGCGTGCAGATCGTCGTCCCGACGGACTTCCCCATGCCGCCCGGCGGCGTGCATATCCGCTGGCCGGACCATGCGCTGGAACAGGAGGCGCGCCTGTTCGACTTCAAGTGGTACGCCGCGCTGGCCTACATCCGCGCCAACCGCCTGAACCACAACGTCATCGAAGGCCCCAACGACCGCTTCGGCCTCATCGCCAGCGGCAAGGCCTATAACGACACGCGCCAGGCCTTGCTGGACCTGGGCCTGGACGACGCCACGTGCCGCCAGCTGGGCATCCGCCTGCACAAGGTCGCCGTGGTCTGGCCGCTGGAAGCGCAGGGCACGCGCGAGTTCGCGCAGGGCCTGCGCGAGATCCTGGTGGTGGAGGAAAAGCGCCAGGTCATCGAATACCAGCTGAAGGAAGAACTCTATAACTGGCGCCCGGACGTGCGGCCCAACATCCTGGGCAAGTTCGACCAGGTGGAAGGCGACTACTCCGGCGGCGAATGGAGCATGCCCAACCCCTCGGCCAACACGCTGCTGCGCGCCAATGCGGACCTGTCGCCGGCGCTCATCGCCCGCGCCATCGCGCACCGCCTGAAGAAGCTGGGCATCCTCGAAGGCGACATCGGCGCCCGCGTCGAGTCGCAACTCGCCATCCTGCAGGCCAAGGAACAGGCGATGGCGGCGGTGGAAGTCAAGGGCGACCGCACGCCCTGGTTCTGCTCCGGCTGCCCGCACAACACGTCCACCGTGGTGCCGGAAGGCTCGCGCGCCATGGCCGGCATCGGCTGCCACTTCATGGCGACCTGGATGGACCGCGCCACCGTGGGCTTCACGCAGATGGGCGGCGAGGGCGTGCCCTGGGTCGGCCAGCAGCCTTTCAGCAACGAGAAGCACGTGTTCGCCAACCTGGGCGACGGCACCTACTTCCACAGCGGCCTGCTGGCGATCCGCCAGTCCATCGCGGCCGGCGTCAACATCACCTACAAGGTCCTGTACAACGACGCGGTGGCCATGACCGGCGGCCAGCCGGTCGGCGAGCGGCCCGAAGGCCACAGCCCGCTGCAGATCGCGCACAGCCTGGTGGCCGAAGGCGTCAGCAAGCTGGTGGTGGTGACCGACCAGCCCGCCAAGTACGACGGCGCGGCGCTGCCGCCGGACGTCACGGTGCACCACCGCGACGAGCTCGATCGCATCCAGCGCGAACTGCGCGAGATCGCCGGCACCACCGCCATCCTCTACGACCAGACCTGCGCCACCGAGAAGCGCCGCCGGCGCAAGCGCGGCACCATGGAAGACCCGGCCGTCCGCGTGATGATCAACGACCTGGTCTGCGAAGGCTGCGGCGATTGCAGCGTGCAGAGCAACTGCCTGTCGGTGGAGCCGCTGGAAACCGAGTTCGGCCGCAAGCGCACCATCAACCAGAGCACCTGCAACAAGGACACCAGCTGCCTCAAGGGCTTCTGCCCCAGCTTCGTCACGGTGGAAGGTGGCGCGCTGAAGAAGAAGGCGAAGCAGGAAGCGGCCTCGCCCTATGCGCTGGGCGAACTGCCGGAGCCGCGGCTGCCGGCCACCTCCGAGGCCTATGGCATCGTGGTCGCGGGTGTCGGCGGCACCGGCGTCATCACCATCGGCCAGCTGCTGGGGATGGCGGCGCACATCGAAGGCAAGGGCATCGTCACCCAGGATGCCGCCGGCCTGGCGCAAAAGGGCGGCGCCACGTGGAGCCACGTGCTGGTGGCCGATTCGCCGGAAGCGATCCGCACCACCCGCGTCAGCATGGCCGGCGCCGACCTCATCATCGGCTGCGATCCCATCGTCACCGGCGGCAAGGAAACGGTGCTGCGCATGCGGGCCGGCCGGACCCGGGTCGCCCTGAACGGCCACAGCGCGCCGACCGCCGCCTTCGTGAAGAACGCCAACTGGGCGAACCCGGCGGATGCCTGCGCGGCCGAAATCGGCAAGTCGGTCGGCGCCGAGCACCTGGCTGCCTTCAATGCCGACGCGGCCTCCACCAAGCTGATGGGCGACAGCATCTACACCAACCCGATGATGCTGGGCTTCGCCTGGCAGAAGGGCTGGGTGCCGCTGGGCCGCGACGCGCTGATGCGCGCGATCGAGCTCAATGGCGTGGCCGTCGACGCCAACAAGGCCGCCTTCGAATGGGGTCGCCATGCCGCCCACGACTGGAAGAAGGTCGAGTCGCTGCTGCAGCCGGCCCAGGTCGTCGAATTCAAGAAGCGCGAGACGCTGGAAAGCCTGGTCGCCCGCCGGGTCGAGTTCCTGACGGACTACCAGGACGCTGCCTATGCCCAGAGCTACCGCGAACTGGTGGAGCGGGTGCGGGTGGCCGAGGCGGCGCTGGGCAAGACGGCGCTGGCCGAGGCGGTGGCCCGCGGCCTGTTCAAGCTGATGGCATACAAGGACGAATACGAGGTTGCCCGCCTGCACACCCAGACCGGCTTCCGCGAAAAGGTGGCGGCGCAGTTCGAGGGCGATTTCAGGATCCACTACCACCTGGCCCCGCCGCTGTTGGCCAAGACCAACGATCGCGGCGAGCTGGTCAAGCGCAAGTTCGGCCCGGCCACCGTCCACCTGTTCCGGCTGCTGGCGAAGTTCAAGGGCCTGCGCGGCACCGCGCTGGACATCTTCGGCCGCACCGAGGAGCGCCGTGGCGAGCGGGCCCTGATCGCCCAATACCGGGCGACGGTGGAAGAACTGCTGCAGCGCCTGGACGCCGGCAACCACGCCCAGGCGCTGGCCATCGCCCGCCTGCCGGAGCAGGTCAAGGGCTATGGCCACGTCAAGGCCCGCAACCTGGCGGCCGTGCAGCCGCAGTGGGACGCCCTGATGCAGCAGTGGCGCGAGCCCGTGCGCCAGGCCGCCTGA
- the yajC gene encoding preprotein translocase subunit YajC, whose protein sequence is MFISSAFAQTAPAAAAGSDMFGSFGQLLPLVLMFVVLYFVMIRPQMKRQKEHRSMIDALAKGDEVATSGGLIGKVTKLEDQFLKVELAPGVEVQVQRSAVTQVLPKGSLK, encoded by the coding sequence GTGTTCATTTCTTCCGCCTTCGCCCAAACGGCGCCGGCCGCCGCCGCAGGCAGCGACATGTTCGGCTCTTTCGGCCAGCTGCTGCCGCTGGTGCTGATGTTCGTGGTCCTGTATTTCGTCATGATCCGGCCCCAGATGAAGCGCCAGAAGGAGCACCGCTCCATGATCGACGCCCTGGCCAAGGGCGACGAGGTGGCCACCTCCGGCGGCCTGATCGGCAAGGTCACCAAGCTGGAAGACCAGTTCCTGAAGGTGGAGCTGGCGCCTGGCGTGGAAGTCCAGGTGCAGCGTTCCGCCGTGACCCAGGTGCTGCCGAAGGGCTCGCTCAAGTAG